Part of the Anopheles gambiae chromosome 3, idAnoGambNW_F1_1, whole genome shotgun sequence genome is shown below.
AACGCTGTACATCATCACCTCGCTGCAGGATATAGTGAAAGGGTTGTCACCGCACGCTGCCGCCACCAACGCGACCAACCGGAACGAGGTGAACAACTGCTTCCTGATGCTGTTCTACACCAAAACCTGCATCCACAGTGCGATGGTGGCGCCCCATTTTAACGCGCTCGCCCGCCACTTTCCCGACCTGATGGTGACCGCGATCGATGCGCACAATTTCCACTTTCTCAACGCGGAGTTCGGCATTGTCGGGCTGCCGACGATCATGCTGTTCCACCAGGGCCGACCGCTGGTGCGGTACAACGGGACGGAAATGACGCTACTGTCGCTGGCCAAGTTCGTGACGCGCCACACGGGCATCGAGCCGCGGCTGGTGAATCAGAAGAGCGGCACGGCGACGGTGCTGCACTACATATCGGACGATTTTAAGGGCCCGCTGTCGAACAAGGTGGAGCACCGGACGGACTACTGGCTGTATGTGGCGTGGGCATTCATTCTCGTCTGCCTGAGCTACTACTTCTCCAAGTCCACCCTATACGCGCAGATCGTGGAGATGATCAAACGAAACTGGCGAGAATCGGCGGCCCAGCACGGTTAGAAAGTGGtcggaatgggggggggggtgctttCAGTGGGATTAGTGAGTGATTGTTTTAGCTATTCAGCTGTGTATGCTAGTTTAATTCTAAATTTAATAAAGTAGAGATTTACCAATTCAAAAGTCGTTCGTTACTGGGTCATAACGGTTTAAGGCCAAAAGCTACATGAGAAACtcaaaaagtgaaataagAAACTTCAGCAAAAAGAATCGATCGCGATCCTGCCAGGAGTCGAACCTGGAATCTTCTGATCCGTAGTCAGACGCGTTATCCATTGCGCCACAGGACCGTTGTGTCGGGAGAGAGATCTAAACGCCTTTTGTTGTCTACTCTGCAACAACACCTAAGCGACGGGCGTAATGACTGTCTCAGTGCCAAATGCAttctcgttttttgttttttttttttttttttttttttttttttttttttttaatagaagcTTGTTTCACTTGCAATAACGTTTACCGTCAGTCAGTGTCCGACGTGGGTTAAAGTCGTCGTGGCAGTAGATTTTGTTATAAGTGTGAAACATATTTCCACATGTAAACTTTCAAAACTGAAGCAGCAAATAAGAGCAGCAAAAACCTAAAAGTCATCGAAAAAAATGGCCGAGATCAGGTTTTCTCTGGGTGCCCACTGATCTCAGGGTATGTGTTCCATCCTTGTCAAGGGGAGTGCTAACCTGCTCTCCTTTCAAATGACACGATGCACCGAACAAAATCCACTGTATATATACAACTCGCGTTCAAATCATGTTCTAGCGATTGCTAACGCGGAACACTACAACAGTCGCCGCCGCGAACGAAATCGACCATCAATCGACAACGATCCGTGGGCGATCCCCGACCAAGCCACTTACGGAAGTTCTTGCACTGTGAAATCATTACCTCGCTTCCACTCTTTCCTCCCCTGTTAACACTGTCTCTTGCTCCTGCTGAGAAATCATTTAAGAAGTTTTTGCTGAACATTTTAGATGCGCTTCCAGCCGCATCTGGTAGACGGGTCATGGAAATGACGTTATGCTGTGCGATGAAACCCCTCTAAAGGTTTTTGAGGCAAGAATACGGAAGTTTTTGATGTTGTTTAGCTGTCATAAGCCAAATCGCTTCATCACTGACTTAAGCTAAGTCAGCCAGCCTTTAATCTTGCTCATATATCTACTTGTATGAATGGTTTGAAGTGAATTTTATACCGCAAAACGGTTGCACAATCTCGGaggaagaaatattgcacccaaaaattgatgctaGCAAGTTGCGCAAATCAGAAGGTTCCCTACCTTTGCCACATCATGTCtgaaaaagaggaaaacaaaaatggccattgtaacacacgcacacgcacaccttcCTCTGCTGCACGGCTGCTTCCACCGGCGAATACATTACCTGCCACCGTGTTGCTGTCCTGTGTAACTATTTCAATTCGATCGATAGGCACCACAGAATCGTTGAAATGCAGTAAGAACagttgttttcttctaaaaCTTCCACAATATTTGTAAACAAACTAGATGCATCCTTCGTTGTGTTTCTATTGAATGAAATGTTTACAAAAAAGTCGTTTCGTTAAGTGGCGTACC
Proteins encoded:
- the LOC1271209 gene encoding thioredoxin domain-containing protein 15, with the translated sequence MKPVLLSLAFLLVVNSAVAFRFKGLEFYMQLWNGEFLESNSFGGDNVAKVAEKAEAVVEKKAPVVFVYKSGLYDYLTYWDKGMCSLDQGNDQDDSDGGRKSPLRVNCTPLEGNGTLYIITSLQDIVKGLSPHAAATNATNRNEVNNCFLMLFYTKTCIHSAMVAPHFNALARHFPDLMVTAIDAHNFHFLNAEFGIVGLPTIMLFHQGRPLVRYNGTEMTLLSLAKFVTRHTGIEPRLVNQKSGTATVLHYISDDFKGPLSNKVEHRTDYWLYVAWAFILVCLSYYFSKSTLYAQIVEMIKRNWRESAAQHG